The Malus domestica chromosome 10, GDT2T_hap1 genome contains a region encoding:
- the LOC103401300 gene encoding methylthioribose kinase-like, whose product MAFSEFRPLDEKVLIEYIKATPSLASKLGNKFDNLTIKEVGDGNLNFVFIVVGSSGSFVIKQALPYIRCIGESWPMTKERAYFEALALKEHGSLSPDHVPEVYHFDRTMSLIGMHYLEPPHIILRKGLIAGVEYPLLADHMSDYIAKTLFFTSLLYHNTTDHKKAVAEFCGNVELCRLTEQVVFSDPYKVSQYNRWTSPYLDSDAEAVQGDNALKLEVAELKSLFCERAQALVHGDLHTGSVMVTHESTQVIDPEFAFYGPMGFDIGAFLGNLILAFYAQDGHANDQNDRKAYKAWILRTIENTWNLFDRKFLALWDANKDSGDAYLPAIYNNPELVQLVQKKFITDLLHDTLGFGAAKMIRRIVGVAHVEDFESIADASKRAGCERRALELAKLLLKERKKFQDINEVISAILQHQ is encoded by the exons ATGGCCTTCTCCGAGTTCCGGCCGCTGGACGAGAAGGTCCTCATAGAGTACATAAAGGCCACGCCTTCTCTCGCTTCTAAGCTCGGCAACAAGTTCGACAACTTAACCATCAAAGAAGTTGGCGATGGCAATCTCAACTTCGTCTTCATCGTCGTTGGTTCTTCTGGTTCTTTCGTCATCAAGCAG GCTCTTCCATATATCCGTTGTATTGGTGAGTCATGGCCAATGACAAAGGAAAGAGCATATTTTGAGGCATTGGCACttaaagagcatggaagtttgaGTCCTGATCATGTTCCCGAAGTGTATCATTTCGATCGGACCATGTCTTTGATCGGCATGCACTATTTGGAGCCTCCGCATATCATACTGAGAAAAGGGTTGATTGCTGGAGTTGAGTACCCCTTGCTGGCCGACCACATGTCCGACTATATTGCAAAGACTCTGTTCTTCACATCCCTCCTGTATCACAATACCACAGACCACAAAAAAGCTG TTGCCGAATTTTGTGGCAATGTGGAGTTGTGCAGGCTCACTGAGCAGGTTGTTTTTTCTGATCCTTACAAAGTATCTCAATATAACCGATGGACTTCTCCTTATCTTGATTCGGATGCTGAGGCTGTGCAGGGGGATAATGCTTTGAAGCTTGAAGTTGCTGAGTTGAAATCCTT GTTCTGTGAGAGAGCACAAGCCCTAGTACATGGAGATCTTCACACTGGTTCTGTAATGGTGACTCATGAGTCAACTCAAGTTATAGATCCAGAGTTTGCATTTTATGGACCAATGGGTTTTGATATTGGAGCTTTTCTGGGCAACTTGATTTTGGCTTTCTATGCACAAGATGGGCATGCTAATGACCAGAATGATCGAAAA GCATACAAGGCTTGGATTTTGAGGACAATTGAAAACACTTGGAACCTTTTCGACAGAAAATTCCTTGCACTATGGGATGCGAACAAAGATTCTGGCGACGCATATCTACCTGCAATTTATAACAACCCTGAGCTTGTACAGCTTGTACAAAAGAAATTTATTACAGATCTGCTTCATGACACTCTTGGATTTGGTGCTGCAAAAATGATTAG GCGAATTGTTGGAGTTGCACATGTTGAAGATTTTGAGTCAATAGCGGATGCCAGCAAGCGGGCGGGTTGTGAGCGTCGAGCTCTTGAGTTAGCAAAGCTACTTCTCAAGGAGAGGAAAAAATTTCAGGACATTAATGAAGTTATTTCAGCAATTCTTCAACACCAGTAA
- the LOC103401302 gene encoding uncharacterized protein has protein sequence MVQFHHICFLSLLITLAAGFLPGTHAVDYSVTNTARGTPGGIRFNNEIGADYGRQTLISATDFIWSLFQQKTTDDRKSVSKVTLIVENITGVAYTINNEIHVSASYIAGYSGNVKSEITGVLYHESTHVWQWNGNGRAPGGLIEGIADYVRLKAGYAPGHWVKPGQGDRWDQGYDVTARFLDYLNSLKNGFVAEMNKKLRSGYSADYFVDLLGKNVDQLWREYKAKYAGN, from the coding sequence ATGGTTCAATTTCACCATATTTGTTTCCTCTCCTTGCTCATAACACTAGCAGCAGGCTTCCTTCCTGGCACCCATGCAGTCGACTACAGCGTCACAAATACCGCCAGAGGAACCCCCGGCGGAATCCGCTTCAACAATGAAATCGGTGCAGACTACGGCAGGCAAACCCTAATCTCCGCGACGGACTTCATATGGAGCTTGTTCCAGCAAAAAACAACCGATGACAGAAAGAGTGTCTCCAAGGTCACCCTAATCGTTGAAAACATCACCGGGGTTGCGTACACCATCAACAACGAGATCCACGTCAGCGCCAGCTACATAGCTGGTTACTCCGGCAATGTGAAGAGTGAGATCACCGGTGTGCTTTACCATGAGTCAACGCACGTCTGGCAATGGAATGGGAACGGTAGAGCCCCGGGGGGGCTGATTGAGGGTATAGCTGATTACGTGAGGTTGAAGGCTGGGTACGCGCCAGGTCACTGGGTTAAGCCCGGGCAGGGGGATAGATGGGACCAGGGGTACGATGTCACTGCTAGGTTTCTGGACTATTTGAATAGTTTGAAAAATGGGTTTGTTGCTGAAATGAATAAGAAATTGAGGAGTGGTTATAGTgctgattattttgttgatttgcTGGGGAAGAATGTTGATCAGCTTTGGAGAGAGTACAAGGCCAAGTATGCAGGAAACTAA